In Clostridiaceae bacterium, a single genomic region encodes these proteins:
- a CDS encoding D-2-hydroxyacid dehydrogenase produces MKIVVLDGYTLNPGDLSWEDLKKFGDVTIYERTASNLIIERAAGAEIILTNKTPLSGETIEKLTSLKYIGVLATGYNIVDVDAATKRGIIVTNIPSYGTYSVAQMVFALLLELCHHVQRHSDSVQRGDWSKSKDFCYWNYPLIELAGKTMGIIGFGRIGRQVAKIAETFGMNIIAADIHKGNQPDLRNFSWAEIPELLQKSDVVSLHCPLFPETRDLINRNSLNLMKETAFLINTSRGQLIVEEDLSEALNKERIAGAGLDVLSIEPPNRDNPLLSAKNCLITPHIAWATKEARTRLMDTAIRNIKAFMEGNPVNIVNNAK; encoded by the coding sequence ATGAAAATTGTAGTGCTGGACGGTTATACGTTAAATCCTGGAGATTTAAGCTGGGAAGATCTAAAAAAATTTGGAGATGTAACAATCTACGAGAGAACTGCATCGAATTTAATAATTGAAAGAGCTGCAGGAGCGGAAATTATATTAACAAATAAGACTCCTCTCTCTGGAGAAACAATTGAGAAACTTACTTCATTAAAATATATTGGTGTGCTTGCCACTGGATATAACATTGTTGATGTTGATGCAGCAACAAAACGTGGCATAATTGTGACTAATATTCCCAGCTATGGTACATACTCTGTTGCCCAGATGGTTTTTGCGCTATTGCTGGAACTTTGCCATCACGTGCAGCGCCACAGCGATTCTGTCCAAAGAGGCGATTGGTCCAAAAGTAAAGATTTTTGCTATTGGAACTACCCTCTGATAGAACTGGCAGGAAAGACTATGGGAATTATTGGATTCGGGAGAATCGGAAGGCAGGTGGCAAAGATCGCAGAAACATTTGGAATGAATATTATAGCTGCAGACATCCATAAAGGAAATCAACCTGATTTAAGAAATTTTTCCTGGGCAGAAATACCGGAGCTGTTGCAGAAGTCTGACGTAGTAAGCCTTCATTGCCCGCTATTTCCTGAAACCCGGGACCTGATCAATAGAAATTCGCTAAATCTCATGAAAGAGACTGCGTTTTTGATTAATACTTCCAGAGGACAGCTTATTGTTGAGGAGGACCTTTCAGAAGCTTTGAATAAAGAAAGGATAGCAGGGGCAGGGCTGGATGTGTTGTCTATTGAGCCTCCGAACAGAGACAATCCACTATTGTCTGCAAAAAACTGCTTGATCACACCCCATATCGCATGGGCAACAAAAGAAGCAAGGACAAGGCTGATGGACACTGCAATCCGGAATATAAAGGCTTTTATGGAAGGAAATCCGGTAAATATTGTGAATAATGCTAAATAG